The Dethiosulfovibrio russensis sequence ACGCCCATACTCCCATCTGCGCCTGTTATCTCAACGGTGACGGTACCGTTACCTGCGAGGGTGGTTTCTCCGATGGATCTTCCGCCGCCGGTGTCAAGATGACGGTACGTACTTCCGACGGCGCGGTTATCCAGGAGGGAAAGATGGACGATCTCGGCGAGTTCATCTTCGACGTCCCCGAAGGGGATTACGAGGTTGAGTTCAACGCCGGACCGGGTCACGAGGTCTTGATAAAAGGTGAGGAAATACAGTAAGCCATAGACCCCGGGGTGCCTCGTCAGGCGCCCCGGTTATCTCGAGAGGAGTGACTTTATATGAAGCGTAGCGGTGTTTTGGGGCTCGCCTGTGCCCTTATCTGTTCTCTCAGCGTTCCGGCTTTCGCCCATTTTCAGATGGTATATACCCCTGAAAGCGCTCTGACCAAACCGGAGACCTTGAATCTCAAACTTGTTTTTACCCATCCCTTCGAGGCAGGACACACCATGGATATGGACGGTGTGGACAGTTTCGTGATGCTCCATAAGGGCAAGAAGACCGATCTCACCAAGTCGGTCAAGCCTATAATGTGGACCAGTCTCACCAACTCAGGAAAGGGATACGAGGCCGAGGTTCCCCTGAGAGGTATGGGAGACTTCGTCTTCGGTCTGGTCCCCATGCCATACTTCGAGGCATCCGAAGGGATCTGGATGCAACAGTGCACCAAGATGATAGTCAACGTCGCGGGGCTTCCCACCGACTGGAACGAGGAGATCGGCCTGCCTGCCGAGATAGTTCCTCTGGACAAGCCCTACGGTCTCTGGACCGGCAACGTCTTCCGCGGTGTGGTTAAGGCCAACGGAGAGCCCGTTCCCTTCGCCGAGATCGAGGTGGAGTATCTGAACCACCTTCCTATGTTGGAGGGTAATTCCTTCGCCGCCGAAGCAGCCGTGGAGGCCCCCCAGGACTGTTTCGTCACCCAGACCATCGTTGCCGACGCCAACGGAACCTTCGTCTACTCTATTCCCAAGGCCGGTTGGTGGGGATTCGCCGCTCTCGGAGTTATAACAGAGGAGTACAAGGGAGCCGAGCTCGGGAAGGATGCCGTCATTTGGGTCCAGGCCCGGGATATGAATTAGACTCTGAGATCTCTGACAAAAAAGGCCGTCCCGTTATTCTTAGGGGCGGCTTTTTATTTTTGTACTTCTTTCTCCGCCGAGGCGATAGATCCTCCCAGGCTTATGCTTAAAGAGGGGAACAGGACCTTTCTTGGATTGGACGGCTCTCAAATCCGAAAAGCGTCGATCTGTCTATCCCCTTTGGTTGGAGGTGTCTTTCTATGGATATTTACCTTGAGACGGAAGGTAGCCAGTCAGACCGAGGCCCTTACGGCCCAGTTGGACAGGAGTGAAAGGGCGGAGAGGGAGGTAATACGTCTCAACTCCGAGCTCCGAAGAACCCAGAGGGAGATCGCCTTCACTCTGGGCGAGGTGATAGAGAACAGGTCTAAGGAAACGGCCAATCACGTTCGCAGGGTAGCCGCCATGACCGAATCCCTAGCTTTGATGAGAGGTCTTACCGTGGACGAATCCAGAAGGATCGCCTTGGCTTCCTCCATGCACGATATAGGAAAGATAGGCATACCCGATAGGATTTTATCGAAACCCGGTCCCCTTTCGGAAGAGGAATTCGAGCTCATGAAGGAGCATACAGTGCTGGGCTACGAGATACTTTCTCGAACAGGAGGTCCTCTTTTTGGTATAGCCGCCCGGATAGCCCACGAACATCACGAGAGATGGGACGGAAAAGGCTACCCAAGGGGAATTGCTGGAGAGGAGATTTCGATTGAGGCCAGGATCGTGGCGATAGTGGATGTTTTCGACGCTCTGTCCCATAAAAGGGTTTATAAAGAAGCCTGGCCGGCTCAGAGGATTCTGGATCTGATATCGGAGGAGAGGGGTTCTCATTTCGACCCGTCCTTGACGGATCTTTTTTTATCGAATTTCTCCGTGTTCTCCGAGATATGCGACTCCATGCCGGATAGCACATGAATATCACGGAATAAAAGGGCAGCCCGGTCATAGTGCCGAGCTGCCCTTTAGCCTATAAGTTCCTCTCTGTCAGGTCTCTTTTTGAGGTATCTGGCACATTGTTTCATTCTGTCGTACCCCAACATTATCCCGAGGATAAAGTCCTGCTCGTCCGTAAGCTTGGATAGATCGGTCGTTCCGAAACGGCTGACCACAGCTATGCAGTCGGGATGTCCGAAAAACACGTTTATCCGGCCGTTGCCTATGGGGTGTATGACGTAGGGTATCCCGTGATGATTCAGTTTATGCTCGATTTGTCCTTTTTCTGAAATCGAGGCGGTGTGAAGTATCAGGTTTCTGAGTCCCTTCCAGTATTCGTAAACGTGATGGCAGAAGATTTCCATATAAAACGCCTCCATGGAATAAATAGGAGGAGCCCGGGGGGAACCGGGCTCCAGCATTGAGAGGGGGAATTTGACATCATGTCAGGAAAGAACGGAAGGGGAGTTCGTTCTTTCTAACTTCCTGACTGGCCATAGGATACATCCGTTTGTTCGTCTTGTCAAACACTTTTTCTCGTTTCCAGAACTAAAAAAGGGAACCCGAAAAAAACGGGTTCCCTTTGTAGGTATTTTACCTATGGATTGGTGGAGGTCATTCTTTTCCACTTGGACTCCCTTTCCATCCGCCTCTCCGTAAAGAACTTCTGTCTCTGGCGTTTAATCTCCAGATCCTCTTCCGCCAGTTCTTTCCTCTTCTCCTTGGCTTTGTCCGACTTCTTCTTGAGGTCTTTCATCTCGTAGAAGGCCTTGCGCCTTTCCTGTCCCTCCTTGACCGTTTTCTGGTGTATGTCGACCATGTCGATGTTGGCCTTATGGATGTTCTTTTTCGCTTTTTTTAATTCTTCGAGAAGATCTTCATCGGTCTGTGGTACTTTTACGGGTGGATTTTGGTTTATTCGCATGGCCCTCCCTCCTCGAAAACTCGTCTATATATATGTTATCGGATTTTTCCCCTTTGTCCATCAGCCTCTTTTCGGGAAAAAACGGAAAAACCGGGGGATCCCTCTCGATCCCCTGGACATAATCCAGAGAGCTACCAAAAGGGTGGAGGATCCCCAGCTTATCCACGGAGAGAGGATCTCCTCGGTCTGCCCTACGGTGGCCTGGGCTGAGGTACCTAAAAACCCGTACAGTCCGTCGAGAGCCAGGCCGGAGGCCACGGATACCACCGCTATAGATCCCAGATATATGAGGAGTCTTTTCGTCCCCAAAATTCTATGCAGTACCGGGATGGCCGATACGTTGGTCGCCGGTCCCGCCATGAGAAAGACGAGGGCCGCTCCTGGCGATACTCCCTTAAGTATCAAGGCTGCCGCCAGAGGGGTGGAGGAAGTGGCGCAGATATACATCGGTATTCCCGCTACCAGCATTATGAGCATGGATCCTATGCCGCCTCCCAGGGATCCCTCGAGGAAGGTCTGAGGCACGGCGACGGCTATGATTCCCGATAGGGCTATCCCTAGGAAAAAGGCGCCGGCCAGGTCTCCCCATATGTCGAAAACGGCGAATCTCAGCCCGTCTATGATCTTATCGCGGATCGAGTGGTGCTCGCCGTCTCGAATATGTCCGTGGTCGTGTTCGTGGTGGCCGTGACATGAGCTACAGGTGACGTCCGGCCTCTCTTTAGTGTTTTTGTCCTCCTCTTCCCCTCCGAAAAATACGGATAGGATTCCTGCGGTAAAAGCCGATATGAACGCCACTATC is a genomic window containing:
- a CDS encoding DUF2023 family protein, which produces MEIFCHHVYEYWKGLRNLILHTASISEKGQIEHKLNHHGIPYVIHPIGNGRINVFFGHPDCIAVVSRFGTTDLSKLTDEQDFILGIMLGYDRMKQCARYLKKRPDREELIG
- a CDS encoding DUF4198 domain-containing protein yields the protein MKRSGVLGLACALICSLSVPAFAHFQMVYTPESALTKPETLNLKLVFTHPFEAGHTMDMDGVDSFVMLHKGKKTDLTKSVKPIMWTSLTNSGKGYEAEVPLRGMGDFVFGLVPMPYFEASEGIWMQQCTKMIVNVAGLPTDWNEEIGLPAEIVPLDKPYGLWTGNVFRGVVKANGEPVPFAEIEVEYLNHLPMLEGNSFAAEAAVEAPQDCFVTQTIVADANGTFVYSIPKAGWWGFAALGVITEEYKGAELGKDAVIWVQARDMN
- a CDS encoding HD-GYP domain-containing protein — its product is MRRKVASQTEALTAQLDRSERAEREVIRLNSELRRTQREIAFTLGEVIENRSKETANHVRRVAAMTESLALMRGLTVDESRRIALASSMHDIGKIGIPDRILSKPGPLSEEEFELMKEHTVLGYEILSRTGGPLFGIAARIAHEHHERWDGKGYPRGIAGEEISIEARIVAIVDVFDALSHKRVYKEAWPAQRILDLISEERGSHFDPSLTDLFLSNFSVFSEICDSMPDST
- a CDS encoding SO_0444 family Cu/Zn efflux transporter, coding for MNFTVEIVKEAGHMFLDAAPYMLIGIMLSGFLKAFIDPGWVNRFLGGRGVAPVVRASLAGIPLPLCSCGVIPAAAGLRKQGASASATTAFLISTPESGVDSIAMSYALLDPIMTVARPIVAFISAFTAGILSVFFGGEEEDKNTKERPDVTCSSCHGHHEHDHGHIRDGEHHSIRDKIIDGLRFAVFDIWGDLAGAFFLGIALSGIIAVAVPQTFLEGSLGGGIGSMLIMLVAGIPMYICATSSTPLAAALILKGVSPGAALVFLMAGPATNVSAIPVLHRILGTKRLLIYLGSIAVVSVASGLALDGLYGFLGTSAQATVGQTEEILSPWISWGSSTLLVALWIMSRGSRGIPRFFRFFPKRG